Within the Zea mays cultivar B73 chromosome 10, Zm-B73-REFERENCE-NAM-5.0, whole genome shotgun sequence genome, the region GAGCCGCCGTGGCGCCTGGACGATTGCCGTGTCATGTCCCAGCTCCCTAATCGTTGTGTTGACGACGCCCGCAGGTGACAGCCGATATCGGGATTCGACGTCACTAAGCTCGTCGGTGGGCCAGCCGTCGCGGAGTGTGCGCCGCTAGCTGTTGGTACATACGTCGTAGCCGCATGGCGTGCACCGTCTCCTGCTCGCGCGTCTTCGTCGTCAGGTGCTCGGCGTCCCCCTCgggtggcggtggcggcggcaaTGCCGTGAGGGTGAACGGCGCGGCACACCGCGCGCCGCTGCAGGTCGGGGCGGCGCTGGAGACGTCCATCAACAGGTCGCTGGCGGAGCTGAGTCCGCcgctgctgccgctgctgcccACGGACGACGCCGGCGAGGAGCGCAGCCGGCAGAACATCCCGACGGAGAAGCAGACCGTGGACCCGTTCCGGCAGGCGCTGATCGTGGagggcggcgtgcggtaccagcagactctggtGGTGCGGTCGTACGAGGTCGGCCCCGACAAGACGGCCACTCTGGAGACGGTGCTCAACCTCCTCCAGGAGACCGCGCTGAACCACGTCTGGATGTCAGGGCTGCTCGGCGACGGCTTCGGCGCCACGCACGGCATGATCAGGAACAACCTCATCTGGGTTGTCTCCAGGATGCACGTCCAAGTCGACCAGTACCCGATCTGGTAAATTCACGGCACGGACCCATTGCATGCATGCATCGTCTGCGCTCATGATTCATGACAGACAGGCTTATCTCGGTCTGTCCCGTTGTTTCAGGGGAGAGGTGCTGGACATCGATACCTGGGTGGGCTCGTCGGGGAAGAACGGCATGCGGCGGGACTGGCTCATCCGTGGCCGCAACTCCGGCGACGTCTTCGTCCGCGCAACAAGGCAAGCTAGCCTGGTCCTCCCGACCGAACGTTAGACATCGCCCTGTGCATGCAGCAGATGATGATGAAGGCAAAAGTTTTCTGTCATCTCCCTGCAGCACGTGGGTGATGATGAACAAGGTGACGAGGAGGCTGTCCAAGATGCCGGAGGAGGTCCGGGCCGAGATCGCGCCGTGGTTCATCGACCGCCATGCCATCTACCAGGAGGAAGCCACGGACAAGATCATCAAGCTCGACAGCAACGCCATGTACGTCGACTCCGACCTTAAGGTTAGCTCACCTTGCTTACTTCGCTAGGTATGTATGGAACCAAACAAACTTGTCTTGCTCTTAACGAAGTTTTTGTACTAGTTTCCTAGGACAAAGTTGGACCAACGAAAACGAGTCTTAGATTAATGCAAGTGAAGTGACACATTGTTTTTTTGCTCATATAACTGTCTCGCATGTAACGACTATAATTTAACACAGTAAGATTAGCTAAGTTGTTTTACTCGGAATAAAATTGAGGTGATCCATAAGTTGATATGAATGTGGCACTTATTTGTAGCCCAAGCGAAGTGATCTGGATATGAACCACCACGTCAACAATGTCAAATACGTGAGGTGGATGCTTGAGGTAAAGAAAACCAATTTTCTACAGTGCCAAAACATTGCTGCCTTGACGTTTTACTTCTGGTACAACATACTCTCTCCGTCCCACAGAGGATGTCGTTTGACTTTTTCGGTATGAAGTTTGCcggctcgtcttattcaaaaaatttcataattatcatttattttcatTCAGATTTAGTTTATCATATAATTTACTTTAACTATGAACTGAATTTTTCTATGTTTTCACAAATGTTTGAATGAGATGAGCTGGTCAAACTTGATGTCAAAAAATTCAAACGACATCCTTTGTGGGACAGATAGAGTACATAGCTATGCTGGTGAGAAATCAAGAGAGTATGGCTCAAGCACAAGAATACCTCATGTTACACACATACCTCTTCTGTGCTATGCAGACTCTTCCTGATCACTTCCAGCAGCAGAACCAGCTCAGCAGCATCATCCTGGAGTACAGGAAAGAGTGTGGGAGCTCAGATGTCGTGCAGTCCATCTGTCAACCTGATGACGACTCGATTCCACCGCAAGAAGATGTCAGTATGGCCATCGGGCCTTCGCTCTCGCCGGAACTCATCAGTGGCCACCACAGCTTGGCAGGTGCGCTCCAGCACAGCCCGATGAAGTACACGCACCTTCTGCAGCTGAAAGCAGGCGACAAGTACGAGGAGATTGTGCGAGGGAGAACTACGTGGAAGAAAAAATCATATAAAGCCCCCTGACGTGTCTCTTTGAAATGTGCTTTGCTATACTATTAAAAAAAGAAGGAAAAGGTTGGATTCCACTACTATTTCGTAGTTAGGCCCTGCCCGGTTTCGTTTATAATCCACCTATGGATGAAAATAAACGAGAATCCCACCAAACGTCTAAATTATTTTCGTTTCTTCACAGAATCAACAGTTCAACTGTTGAACTAATAAACGAGAATCGAATAATGAACACAAATTCCAGCACGAGTAGCTGAGTGCGGGCTCCCAAGCTAGTCCCCATCAAGTCCAGCTCCAGCATCAGCTATTCGTTGCCAAATTGATATGTCTCATATAATGAAGACTAAATGCAAGGATCAACTAACCGGCCTTCTCTTGAGAGGCATTTAGACGACTCTTGATCCATGACTCAAGATAAAAGGGAAATATGCCTGTACAAATGCACACGGAAACTTCAGATCTTGGGTACTGGCAGCAACTCAGCTCAAATAGACATACCGAAGGTCCTTTCAAGTGAAGAAAAAGGGGAGCATTACAGAAAGCTACCTTGAATCACAGTTAACACCCGTACTCTGCAAAAAAAAATGGTGGACCAGCTTGACCGGCTTCAAACAAGACTACTTTGTCAGCCATTCCATCGATGCGACCAAAGAAATGGGTCTGAAAAGTTGAAAGAATGAGAAGAATAGTCAAATAAACTAACGATCATATTGAAACTTCGTTTTTtaaaagattttgaaaattcaAATTTCCTTTCAAGCTTATATTCATACAGCAAAGAGTTCATCTCTCGCTCTTCAAAGTTGACTGAATGTAACGCAAGTGCATCTTGATTTCATCCAAAAATTACATTATGAGAAGTCAATGCTATCTAATATTATCCCAATGGGTATTGGCCTTTCAGCCTTTCTTAATGCAACAAACTGACGTAGCACATGTCATTTAGAAGTTTAGGATAGTTGTGTGAAGAAACATTTCAAGAGTAAAATTCCTGACGAGGTTCTCATAGGTGTAATATGCATACACATGAGTTATAGAATATATAAATTTAGAAGTGTAATTTAATTTCCAGCATGcgatgtttgatccttcttttgaGCTTTTTTGGTTAGGAGTGGATTCAAGTGGATTGTGAACATTAAATCCATTGTTggtcaaaattgaatagaagagATCTAATCCCCTCAATCTCTTCCGATCCTCGTGCAACCAAGCAAGGCTTTCAGGGAACAGAAGGGGGGAAGGGTCCACTGCGTGTACTATAATTATATATACAATGTCATAATGCCCAGGGTAAATAAGAGTACAAGACCAAGGGCTGCAAACTTCATAAGAATAGCAAAGACCACATAAGCATAGATATCTTCAGAACCACCTTTAGCAAGTGATCAATTAATTATCTATTCTGAATCTAAATAAACATATATTCCTCTAAAATCCACTCATTCAGCAAACCCTGTTCTCGttataaatagccttttccctatcTTGATTCCTATCTCCAAAAGTCCTAAGATGGGCATATATTCCTTCCCTCAACTTGAGCCTACTTGCATCAAACTTGATATGTAAGGTTCGTCCATATCACCTACATTGAACTAAAACTATACCACATCGATCAGTAACCAGTGCTACCAAGTACATGCAATGTGCTTCTGCAATCAAACTAAAACTGGACAGAATCTTTAAATaaatgattgttccttggggtggTCACACAAGCATAGGTAGAGGTCCCAGGCTTTCACCCGTGTTCCAGTGCAGTTAGTTTCGAACAAAAAGGTAGCGGTAAGGTGCCAAAGATCAAGCATCACCAGTCTTGTCATTCAGCAAATTTACCTTTTGGTTGGCTGCACGTCAAACTAAAAAGAAGGTACAAAGGGATGAAAGTATTGATTACCTTCCTCGCTTCAGGTGAAATCCTCTCACTGATGAACCGAAAGGCACCCACCTGCTGAACACTGCTCCTCCACCTAACTTCTTCGGATAAAGCAAAACACTAGCTAATGTCAGAGCACCTGCAGAGCAACATTCTACTGCTTAGTTTACAACACTTTGAAGGAGCAGTGTGCATCTTGCAGAGCAAAAAACTAGCAATAATCTTCTTAACTCTTTGACTGAATCCACAAACAAATATGTTATCAGG harbors:
- the LOC103642183 gene encoding palmitoyl-acyl carrier protein thioesterase, chloroplastic; protein product: MACTVSCSRVFVVRCSASPSGGGGGGNAVRVNGAAHRAPLQVGAALETSINRSLAELSPPLLPLLPTDDAGEERSRQNIPTEKQTVDPFRQALIVEGGVRYQQTLVVRSYEVGPDKTATLETVLNLLQETALNHVWMSGLLGDGFGATHGMIRNNLIWVVSRMHVQVDQYPIWGEVLDIDTWVGSSGKNGMRRDWLIRGRNSGDVFVRATSTWVMMNKVTRRLSKMPEEVRAEIAPWFIDRHAIYQEEATDKIIKLDSNAMYVDSDLKPKRSDLDMNHHVNNVKYVRWMLETLPDHFQQQNQLSSIILEYRKECGSSDVVQSICQPDDDSIPPQEDVSMAIGPSLSPELISGHHSLAGALQHSPMKYTHLLQLKAGDKYEEIVRGRTTWKKKSYKAP